The proteins below come from a single Verrucomicrobiia bacterium genomic window:
- a CDS encoding glycoside hydrolase family 97 catalytic domain-containing protein: MMSVNVEWPGAQASIGTSLMKWTGKPGVLALALMVPLFAHAEAFRLKSPDGKVHVQVQTGSRLKYAVEFHGSTVVQPSALGVTVDGDDLGAQVSPAGKPEADEVRERYVTRGVHTNALNHYRWLTIPLAGGSGKTRWQLELRAYNDGVAYRYQVPGEGKRHIDGEASEWRIPEGTMFWHQSADNRSYEARYVPDIVGQSSSRHRLMAPATLKFAGNTGYGMMTEANLVRYSDMALHASGTNSFKAVLHDDPNGWDHTGEIVSPWRVTLLARDLNALVNSDLIRNLCPPPAPELAHAEWIKPGRSIWHWLTGGGPKLAEQKTWINGTRDMGYEYYLVDDGWRDWNGGGDNAWKALQELTVYAKSQNVGIWAWVHSKYVFKPEERVEYFKRAKDLGIAGLKIDFMEPANHVWVQWYEDVLRDAAKFQLMIDFHGCVKPTGRERTWPNEMTREGISGREQGKNPSPHDTTLPFLRYVQGHADYTPTLLNPRRLDGSSFAHELAMAIAYTSPYLCLGDNPTNYLNSAAVDVLKALPPVWDETIVLPGSEIGQIASLARRQGAQWFIGVINAQMPRREVVALDFLGAGQFKLIELADDSDRADAFVRTERVVTRKDKLTLPLRRDGGYVAWLVPMRK, encoded by the coding sequence ATGATGAGTGTCAATGTAGAATGGCCGGGAGCGCAGGCTTCCATTGGAACATCGTTGATGAAATGGACGGGGAAGCCGGGTGTGCTCGCGCTTGCGTTGATGGTTCCTTTGTTCGCGCATGCGGAAGCTTTCAGGTTGAAGAGTCCAGACGGCAAAGTGCACGTGCAGGTGCAGACCGGATCGCGGTTGAAGTACGCCGTTGAATTTCATGGTTCAACCGTGGTTCAACCCTCCGCTCTCGGAGTGACGGTCGATGGCGATGATCTTGGCGCGCAGGTTTCACCCGCTGGCAAGCCGGAAGCCGATGAAGTGCGGGAGCGATACGTCACGCGCGGCGTGCATACGAACGCGTTGAACCACTACCGCTGGTTGACGATTCCGCTGGCCGGAGGTTCAGGCAAAACCCGCTGGCAACTCGAACTCCGCGCGTACAACGATGGCGTGGCTTATCGTTATCAGGTTCCAGGGGAGGGAAAGCGCCACATCGACGGCGAGGCCTCCGAATGGCGCATCCCCGAAGGCACGATGTTCTGGCATCAGAGCGCCGACAACCGATCTTACGAGGCGCGTTATGTGCCCGACATAGTGGGGCAAAGCTCCAGCCGGCATCGCTTGATGGCGCCCGCGACTTTGAAATTCGCCGGCAACACGGGTTACGGAATGATGACTGAGGCGAACCTCGTCAGGTACAGCGACATGGCGTTGCACGCCAGCGGCACGAACAGCTTCAAGGCGGTGCTGCACGACGATCCTAATGGCTGGGATCACACTGGCGAAATCGTTTCCCCGTGGCGCGTCACGCTGCTCGCGCGTGACCTGAATGCGCTCGTGAACAGTGACCTGATTCGAAACCTGTGTCCGCCTCCAGCACCTGAATTGGCGCACGCGGAATGGATCAAGCCCGGCCGTTCCATCTGGCATTGGCTCACGGGCGGAGGTCCGAAGCTGGCTGAGCAGAAGACGTGGATCAATGGGACGCGGGACATGGGCTATGAATATTACCTCGTCGATGACGGATGGCGCGATTGGAACGGAGGCGGCGACAACGCGTGGAAGGCGCTGCAGGAACTGACAGTTTATGCAAAGTCTCAAAACGTCGGCATCTGGGCGTGGGTGCATTCCAAATATGTGTTCAAGCCGGAGGAGCGCGTTGAATACTTCAAGCGCGCCAAAGATCTCGGCATTGCCGGCCTCAAGATTGATTTCATGGAACCGGCGAATCACGTCTGGGTGCAGTGGTATGAGGACGTGCTGCGCGACGCTGCAAAGTTCCAGTTGATGATCGACTTCCACGGCTGCGTAAAACCGACGGGGCGGGAGCGAACGTGGCCGAACGAAATGACGCGCGAAGGCATTTCCGGCCGAGAGCAGGGAAAGAATCCTTCGCCACATGACACGACGCTTCCGTTTTTGCGGTACGTTCAAGGACACGCAGATTATACGCCCACATTGCTCAATCCCCGCAGGCTGGATGGATCTTCCTTCGCGCACGAGCTCGCGATGGCGATCGCATACACATCGCCTTATCTCTGCCTGGGGGACAACCCGACGAACTACCTGAACAGCGCCGCGGTCGATGTGCTCAAGGCGCTGCCGCCCGTATGGGATGAGACCATCGTGCTGCCAGGCAGCGAGATTGGGCAAATTGCGTCGCTCGCGCGCAGGCAGGGCGCGCAATGGTTCATCGGCGTCATCAACGCGCAAATGCCCCGCCGGGAAGTCGTGGCGCTGGATTTTCTCGGGGCTGGCCAGTTCAAATTGATTGAGCTTGCGGACGATTCCGACCGAGCCGACGCCTTTGTCCGAACAGAACGGGTCGTCACCCGTAAGGACAAGCTGACGCTGCCTTTGCGGCGCGACGGCGGTTATGTGGCGTGGCTTGTGCCGATGAGGAAGTAA
- a CDS encoding glycoside hydrolase family 76 protein, with protein sequence MRNKSKCAWIRDAASALEEKAHALRALGFRVSAVLTVAVAALAFFNGQGTSRGFVAADQQTMVNSFSNAFYFTSSGNRAYFRNTTAGGTTWFWGRANQMEMLIDLYEHTTNSVYLAQFARLYNGFVSDYGTDWIWNEFNDDIIWMVIACSRAYQKTGNTTYRDVAKFNFDKCYQRAWSPDLGGGLWWKSPLNTSKNACVNGPAAIASYLIYQNFNDTNYLNRAREIYLWLRSNLVNTNTGQVYDSIYFTGTKDQTPITYNEGTYIGAANYLGYTNDAFVAANYTRNNMGTANLLPNYDEHNDLGGFNGIFVRWMVKFMNDRNLQDTFLPWLQQNANAAWNVRRASDNLSWSKWVEQTPAGTRYSFGCWGSVLIINLVPPTQNPGGPAVLLAASDGGISSSYNSGLNWSDGAAPSWQKNYVVADARVLRTPHDNLHHSFLGSSLTLSNGGVLALKNTSGGRVLSIGTDLILDNGEIGNWAANSATLAGKITLRPGGGRIDSQGNATTITALIGGPGRLRFVANPSSAVNGTITLTGSNTYSGGTAIEAPHIVQLNGGTLGSPSSPLIFTNAGRGYGTLNLNGTDLSIGTLQGGGGTILNNKAGTTNVLTIGTGNFGGSVFHGLINNGAGRLALHKVGSGAMTLAGTSGFTGGTLIAGGTLQLGDGLSRNGSIGGEVTNNAALIFANPLIQTFSGTIRGSGAVTKRNATRLTFSMPCSYTGPTTIEAGTLALSGIGSVSNTASISIAADAVLDVMSRADQALTLHNGQSLLGGGNVNGSLHANVGSTIQPGPGIGTLTIQGGVTLKGLVFLQLSRATEQNSDCLAGTGMIEGGGTLTVVNAGETLEAGNYFRLFNQPVSGFASVNLPLLNPGLMWVDRLATDGSVQVVASAAVDATAVQLSAAEGGLTVFWPADHVGWRLQVQTNDSVTGLTGEWIDVRGSVTNSSMGVPVEQFGDNAFFRLVFP encoded by the coding sequence GTGAGAAATAAATCGAAATGCGCGTGGATCCGGGATGCGGCCTCCGCACTGGAGGAAAAAGCGCATGCGCTTCGTGCGCTGGGATTTCGCGTGTCCGCCGTCTTGACGGTGGCTGTGGCGGCGTTGGCCTTCTTCAACGGGCAGGGAACTTCCCGCGGCTTTGTCGCCGCGGACCAGCAGACCATGGTGAACTCGTTCAGCAACGCGTTCTATTTCACCTCGAGCGGGAACCGGGCGTATTTTCGCAACACCACGGCGGGGGGCACGACCTGGTTTTGGGGACGCGCAAACCAGATGGAAATGCTAATCGACCTCTACGAGCACACAACGAACAGCGTGTACCTGGCTCAGTTTGCGCGCCTTTACAACGGCTTCGTCTCGGACTACGGCACAGATTGGATTTGGAACGAATTCAACGATGACATCATCTGGATGGTCATTGCGTGTTCCCGAGCGTACCAGAAAACCGGCAACACCACGTATCGCGACGTTGCCAAGTTCAACTTTGACAAGTGTTACCAGCGCGCATGGTCCCCTGACCTGGGTGGCGGCCTTTGGTGGAAATCACCGCTCAACACCTCCAAAAACGCGTGCGTCAATGGACCGGCAGCCATCGCGTCGTACCTGATCTACCAGAACTTCAACGACACGAATTACCTGAACAGGGCCCGCGAGATTTATCTTTGGCTGCGGTCCAATCTCGTGAACACCAACACGGGCCAGGTTTACGACAGCATCTACTTCACGGGAACCAAGGATCAGACACCGATCACCTACAACGAAGGCACCTACATTGGTGCGGCGAATTATCTCGGTTACACCAATGACGCATTTGTCGCGGCGAATTACACCCGCAACAACATGGGCACTGCAAACCTCCTCCCGAACTACGACGAGCATAACGACCTGGGCGGTTTCAACGGCATCTTCGTGCGATGGATGGTCAAGTTCATGAACGATCGCAATCTTCAGGATACCTTTCTGCCCTGGCTGCAACAAAACGCCAACGCGGCTTGGAATGTGCGCCGCGCGTCGGACAACCTGTCGTGGTCGAAGTGGGTCGAGCAAACCCCGGCCGGCACACGCTATTCATTTGGATGCTGGGGCTCAGTGCTGATCATCAACCTCGTTCCGCCGACGCAGAACCCCGGCGGCCCGGCCGTTCTTCTCGCCGCGAGCGACGGCGGCATCAGCAGCAGCTATAACAGCGGCCTGAATTGGTCCGATGGCGCGGCTCCCAGCTGGCAGAAGAATTATGTCGTTGCCGATGCGCGAGTTCTCCGCACGCCGCACGACAATCTGCATCACAGTTTCCTCGGCAGCTCCCTCACTCTTTCAAACGGCGGCGTTCTCGCTTTAAAGAACACAAGCGGCGGACGCGTTCTTTCCATAGGCACCGACCTGATTCTTGACAACGGCGAGATTGGCAATTGGGCGGCCAACAGCGCGACGCTCGCCGGCAAGATCACGCTCCGGCCGGGCGGTGGACGCATTGACTCGCAGGGCAACGCAACCACGATCACGGCTTTGATTGGCGGGCCGGGCCGACTGCGTTTCGTTGCGAATCCATCGAGCGCGGTGAACGGAACCATCACTCTCACGGGTTCGAATACGTATTCTGGCGGAACGGCGATTGAAGCCCCGCACATTGTTCAATTGAACGGTGGCACACTGGGAAGTCCAAGCAGCCCCTTGATCTTTACCAATGCCGGCCGGGGTTACGGAACCCTGAATCTTAATGGGACGGATCTCTCGATTGGCACGCTTCAGGGCGGTGGAGGTACCATTCTTAACAACAAGGCGGGAACCACAAACGTCCTGACCATTGGCACGGGGAACTTTGGCGGCAGTGTCTTCCATGGCCTCATCAACAACGGCGCAGGCCGGCTTGCTTTGCACAAGGTCGGCAGCGGCGCAATGACGCTGGCGGGAACCAGCGGATTTACAGGCGGCACGTTGATCGCAGGCGGCACCCTGCAGCTCGGTGACGGATTGTCGCGCAACGGAAGCATCGGCGGCGAGGTGACCAACAACGCTGCGTTGATCTTTGCGAATCCCCTGATTCAAACGTTCTCTGGAACCATTCGCGGCAGCGGAGCTGTAACGAAGAGAAACGCCACGCGGCTGACGTTTTCGATGCCCTGCAGTTACACAGGTCCGACGACGATTGAGGCTGGCACGCTGGCGCTCAGCGGCATTGGTTCGGTGAGCAACACCGCCAGCATTTCGATTGCGGCTGACGCGGTGCTCGACGTCATGTCACGCGCCGACCAGGCCCTGACGTTGCACAATGGGCAAAGTCTTTTGGGCGGCGGAAATGTGAATGGATCGCTGCACGCAAACGTCGGATCCACGATTCAGCCGGGACCCGGCATCGGAACGCTGACGATCCAGGGCGGCGTGACGCTCAAAGGATTGGTCTTTTTGCAACTGAGCCGCGCCACTGAACAGAACAGTGATTGTCTGGCTGGCACGGGCATGATCGAGGGCGGCGGCACGCTTACCGTGGTGAACGCGGGCGAGACGCTTGAAGCTGGTAATTATTTCAGATTGTTCAACCAGCCGGTGAGCGGGTTTGCATCGGTGAACCTCCCGTTACTGAATCCAGGATTGATGTGGGTTGACCGGCTTGCAACCGATGGAAGTGTTCAAGTCGTAGCCAGCGCGGCGGTCGATGCAACCGCAGTCCAGCTCAGCGCCGCTGAAGGCGGCCTGACAGTTTTCTGGCCAGCTGATCACGTCGGATGGCGTTTGCAGGTTCAGACGAACGATTCCGTCACCGGCTTGACGGGTGAATGGATCGACGTTCGGGGTTCGGTCACCAATTCATCGATGGGTGTCCCTGTGGAACAATTTGGTGACAACGCCTTCTTCCGCCTCGTGTTTCCGTAA
- a CDS encoding glycoside hydrolase family 2 TIM barrel-domain containing protein, which produces MRKWIQLVLGATAISFMAATVTAAEWSAKEARLMTRWAEDVSPRNAHREYPRPQLVRDDWQNLNGLWDYAITGKDAGRPAAWDGRILVPFPVESALSGVMRRVTETNRVWYRRTFSLPRKWKQHRLMLHFGAVDWEAVVYVNGKELGTHRGGYDGFSFDITDALRPSGEQEIVVAVFDPTNRGKQPLGKQSLNPNSIWYVPTSGIWQTVWIEPVAETHLKSFKVVTDIDQGTVTFDFNKAGANDASVAVTIRDGRRRVAQGSTAGSRLTLRVPKAKLWSTDTPFLYNVKLTVHANGRRVDEVDSYFGMRKIALGRDEYGIVRLFLNNKPLFQYGTLDQGFWPDGLYTAPTDEALRFDIEITKRLGFNMARKHVKVEPARWYYWCDKLGLLVWQDMPSGEAHIRSDEPDIQRTPESAAQFETELRRMIEGFQNHPSIVMWVPFNEGWGQFDTARIAAMVKRLDPTRLVNSVSGWADRGVGDVFDWHNYPGPAAPPREDKRAVVLGEFGGLGLPIKGHTWQDEQNWGYVNYADTDELTSAYLRLLEKLHPLTGERGLAAAVYTQTTDVEGEVNGLLTYDREVVKMDAKVIAEAARKLYSPPVMTRTSVIVPAADSAAAVWRFTTNAPAADWFTTGFSDAGWLQGRSGFGTTNTPGAIVGTTWNTPSIWMRREVNLTASQLRHLQLWLHHDDDVEVYANGKRIFRSNGFMRNYESVPLSPGSRGMFKPGRNVIAVHCRSQMGGQFVDVGLVEVKPVNGN; this is translated from the coding sequence ATGCGTAAATGGATTCAACTGGTTCTGGGTGCAACGGCCATCAGCTTCATGGCCGCGACAGTCACTGCGGCTGAGTGGTCTGCAAAGGAGGCACGGCTGATGACGCGCTGGGCGGAGGACGTTTCGCCTCGGAACGCACACCGCGAATACCCTCGCCCGCAGCTCGTGCGCGATGATTGGCAAAACCTGAACGGGCTTTGGGATTACGCGATCACAGGCAAGGACGCGGGGCGGCCCGCGGCCTGGGACGGCAGGATTCTCGTGCCGTTCCCTGTCGAATCCGCGCTGTCCGGCGTCATGCGCCGCGTCACCGAAACCAACCGCGTCTGGTATCGCCGCACGTTCAGCCTGCCGCGCAAATGGAAGCAACATCGCTTGATGCTGCACTTCGGGGCCGTTGACTGGGAGGCCGTCGTCTACGTGAACGGCAAGGAACTCGGCACGCATCGCGGTGGTTACGACGGTTTCAGCTTTGATATCACGGACGCCCTCCGCCCTTCCGGCGAGCAGGAGATAGTCGTTGCGGTTTTCGATCCCACGAATCGCGGCAAGCAACCGCTCGGGAAGCAGTCGCTGAATCCAAACAGCATCTGGTATGTGCCGACGAGTGGGATCTGGCAGACCGTTTGGATTGAGCCCGTCGCCGAAACCCATTTGAAATCGTTCAAGGTCGTTACTGATATTGACCAGGGGACAGTCACGTTCGACTTCAACAAGGCCGGAGCAAATGATGCAAGCGTAGCGGTTACGATTCGTGATGGACGGCGCCGGGTGGCACAGGGCAGCACGGCCGGAAGCAGGCTTACGCTGAGGGTGCCGAAGGCGAAACTCTGGTCGACCGACACTCCGTTTCTCTACAACGTCAAGCTGACCGTTCACGCGAATGGGCGGCGGGTGGACGAAGTGGACAGCTATTTCGGCATGCGCAAGATAGCGCTGGGCCGCGACGAATACGGCATCGTTCGGTTGTTCCTCAACAACAAGCCGCTGTTCCAATACGGCACGCTGGACCAGGGCTTCTGGCCTGACGGGCTTTATACTGCGCCGACGGATGAAGCGCTCCGGTTCGACATTGAAATTACCAAGCGCCTCGGCTTCAACATGGCTCGCAAGCACGTGAAGGTGGAACCCGCGCGCTGGTACTACTGGTGCGACAAGCTCGGATTGCTCGTGTGGCAGGACATGCCGAGCGGCGAAGCTCATATCCGGTCAGACGAACCTGACATTCAGCGCACTCCCGAGTCGGCCGCCCAGTTTGAAACGGAACTGCGTCGGATGATCGAAGGATTCCAGAACCACCCCAGCATTGTGATGTGGGTTCCGTTCAATGAGGGATGGGGGCAGTTCGACACCGCCCGCATTGCAGCGATGGTAAAGCGGCTCGATCCCACACGGCTGGTCAACAGCGTTTCGGGCTGGGCCGACCGTGGTGTTGGAGATGTATTCGACTGGCACAATTATCCCGGCCCCGCTGCGCCGCCCCGCGAGGATAAACGCGCCGTTGTATTGGGCGAATTCGGCGGCCTTGGGCTGCCGATCAAAGGGCACACGTGGCAGGATGAGCAGAACTGGGGTTACGTGAATTACGCCGACACCGACGAACTCACGAGTGCTTACCTGCGACTGCTGGAGAAACTGCATCCGCTCACGGGCGAACGGGGATTGGCGGCGGCAGTCTACACGCAGACGACGGACGTGGAAGGTGAAGTGAACGGGCTCCTCACCTACGACCGTGAAGTTGTTAAGATGGACGCGAAGGTGATCGCGGAAGCTGCGCGCAAACTATACTCCCCGCCGGTTATGACCCGGACATCTGTCATCGTTCCCGCTGCCGATTCAGCCGCGGCGGTCTGGCGTTTCACGACCAACGCACCCGCCGCTGATTGGTTCACGACAGGATTCAGCGATGCTGGCTGGCTGCAGGGGCGCAGCGGGTTTGGCACCACGAATACGCCTGGAGCTATTGTGGGAACCACCTGGAACACGCCGTCGATATGGATGCGGCGCGAGGTGAATCTCACGGCCAGCCAGTTGCGGCACCTTCAGCTGTGGTTGCACCACGACGACGACGTGGAGGTCTACGCGAATGGAAAGCGAATTTTCCGTTCCAACGGGTTCATGCGCAATTACGAATCGGTGCCGTTGTCGCCCGGCAGCCGCGGAATGTTCAAACCCGGACGCAATGTCATTGCCGTGCATTGTCGTTCTCAAATGGGCGGGCAATTTGTTGACGTCGGATTGGTCGAGGTAAAACCGGTGAACGGAAACTGA